A stretch of DNA from Arachis hypogaea cultivar Tifrunner chromosome 19, arahy.Tifrunner.gnm2.J5K5, whole genome shotgun sequence:
AAAGAAGTGCTGCCACTGCATGCGCACAGGGCAAACCATAGAGCTGCCAGCCTCGACAAAGACAGCAACGATTCCTAATATCAACTATATTTGTTCCTTCATGAGAAATAACTTCAAATTCAGCTTCATTGGCACGAAGAACCTGATATGTACGAGCGcgttcaagagcctctgcaacaCGTCTCTCGGCAGAAGGAACAAGTATTGATGTCCACTGCATGCTGGTCTCTCGCCGTTCATTAAACCAAGTCATTAGCTGCCTTCTGATGCATTCCATCATTTGAATTATGGGAAGGCCAGATGCCTCCAATATCCAAGTGTTTAAAGATTCAACAATGTTAGCTGTCAAATGACCAAACCTTTGCCCCTCAAAATATGCAGTAGCCCACAGCCGCGGAGGAATTCTTCGAATCCAATATGCAGCATCTTGTGATATCTCTTCGATCTCCAGAACTTTTGCTTCAAATTCGATCACCGTAAGTGCATTGGCTGCTTCCCAGAGGAGATTACCAAGCATAGTGTTATTAAATTCTTTTCGAAAGCTGTCGCTCAAGTGACGCATACAAAATCCATGGAATGCTGTAGGAAAATTCGCTTCCACACCATCAACAATTCCCTTAAGTCTATCAGACAGAATTGTAAGCCTTGGCATGTTTTCAGTGTTAATCTCAAGCAGGTTGTGAAGCTCAGACAGAAACCACATCCAATTATCATCATTCTcttcatcaacaacaccaaatgcCAAAGGAAAGAGGGCACCGTCACCATCAAATCCAGTAGCAAGAAGCAAGGTACCAAGATACTTGCTTTTTAAATATGTTCTATCAAGCCCCAAGAGCGGCCGACAAGCATTTAAAAAGCCATATATACAAGCTTGAAAAGAAACAAAGAGACGTTGGAAGCAATTATCAGTGGGACTTCCATATACAGATGCAATACTTCCGGGATTTGTGCGTTTCAATTGTTCGCAGTATTGCGGAAGCAATCTATATCCTTCTTCGAAAGAACCACGCATTGCAGCCATGATACGCTCCTTGCCTCTCCATGCCTGCTTGTAAGATAAGGTAATACCATGAACCCTATGGATCTCTTCCAATATTTCCTTTGGCTTGCAATTAGGGTTCTCTTTCAGCCTTTGCTCCACAGAATTAGCGACCCACTGAACTGAGGCTTGTTGATGGCCAAGATGGGCAATTCCTCCACATGTATGATTCTCATGGATGGTCCTAATGGTAAATGTTGGAACCCCTGGGAGCTTGGCCGCATGAATGCGCCACGGACAGCCTTCACTTGCACATTTAGCAGTAAAGCGGGTCTTGTCGGATTTTATGGTTTGCATCTCAAAGTGCAAAGCAATTGCTGCATCCCTCAATGCCCGTCGACAACTCTTCACATCAGGGAATTCTTGCCCAACTGAGAGTTCGTAAGTGGGATTTACAGCAACAACACGTGCCTGAATTACAGGAGTAGATAGCATAAGCTGGGACTGTTCGATACCCAAATGATCGGCAGAATCAATGCCCATCTCCGTGTTCTGAACCACAGTCAGGGCCATGTTCTCATCAAATTCATGGTTCTCAGAAACGGGCAAATCATTGTTCTCCGACAGTACCAACTCATGATTATGTTCAGGAAGGGGTAACTCACGGTCATCATGCTCTGGTTTGTGATCCATGGAGAGTTCATGCTCATGGCCATAAGTGTGACAATGCTCACCTTCTTGATCATGGCTCTGTCTCATCTCCAACTCATGGTCTTGGTCTTGGGCATTTCCCAGGCCAAGTTCATGATCATGACTTTGCCCCAGATCCATATGATGCTCATGGCCTGCCCCCAGTTCCAATGCATGACCCTGGCTGAGCCCCATATTATGATCATGGTCCATCACTAATTGTTGGTCATGGCTTATTGCTAAATTGTGATTTTGACCAAGTATCAAATCTTGATTAGTCATCAAAGATATAAATGACCACTGCACAAAGTACAACACCAATAACTGATTAAGGACCGAGACACTGCTGCAAGATCCTGCAGATACAATGGAAAAGTCAGATACAGCATATCAATCCTATGTCCTGCACAGAAACATCAAAGGTGCTGAATTGCATGCATCACAAGAAAGCTACAACAGGAACAAAATGAAGATGATGCACGTAACCATTTCACACAGAATATGAAACAAGTCAAGTGAAATCTCTAGGCAGGCAGCAAACAAATAGAAGGCAGGTAATTCAAGAAGCATCTAATAAAGAGAACATAttacttttctttcctttcttcaagtACTCTCCTACCTTAAGTACATATTAAATGCGATTTGACAGTATGTACATACTACAGAATCATGTGAGTCATATTGGCAGAACacacagaaagtaaattgctctAATGATTGCCACAATATCTCccaaataagaaaagtaaataaataaatgacagaTATGCCTACAAACTTAAAAGAAGAGCTGTCCACCGTTTTTAATATATAAGTACAACAATATAGAGGACCCAATCCAGGGAGGAAATACCCATGAAGAGGTGGTCGAGGCCATATATAATGAAAGAAATGGCCAAATACCACCACAATCATACATCCTAGTCCTTCGACACAAACTCATAAGATATATGACACATTCTTATCCACGCTCATAGTCTAACTTTTATGACTATACACCATATATCCGCAAGACAACATGAACTGACACTTTGTCAAAGGAACACTAAGAAGCCATTTAAGTATCCGTTTCAAATAAGCTAAGACCATCAACCACCATTATCAAACTAGAAAACTCGCATGTCATCTTCAAGTCATTTCTTGACCCATTTCAATCACCCTTCTTACCCACTACACAAATTCCTTAATACCATATGATTACTCTCCAGAATTCCCCCCTTATATAAACATATGTAATTATCCAATTCCCCCCTGTGGCATTACCATCAGGGGTTCATGGATACCAGTCCCAATCACAAATTGCATTATGCAAAATCAGCTGCTGATTACAATTTTACAGTTGCACAGCTGGAAATTCATACCCACACATCCATGATCAAATAGATAACAATCAAATGGTCAAACCCACACAACTGACATTGTAATAAATTATTTACCAGAAATTAAGATCAAAATCACCACTTTATTACAGCAAAAtagtaacaataataattcaGAAAAATAGTGTAACAGAGCTAAGGTGAGAATCTATGTAAACAATCAAGAATGAAACTTTCATAAAACATAAGACATACAGAATTGATGTAAAAATATACAGCtcagttaaaataataataataataataataatcttttacCTTTTCCAGGAGGGGTATAGTGCCATGGCCTTAGGATCTCGAAAGAAACACAAAGACGAAGTGAGTAACGCTCAGAAAGACACTACATCGAGGGTTCAGAGTATTAGGAACCGGATCAAATAAAGAACAATGGTTTTGCAatagagggaagaagaagaagactgagagttttgaaaaggaaaaatggCGGGGAAGTGGAGAAAATCGGAATTTAGGGTAAGAAGGGTAAGGAGAAGAGAGGAAGATTGGGAATTAGAAGGGTAGAAGCAGCATCGGTTCCGAGGGCTGAGAAGGGAAAAAATTTTGGGGAAAACAGGTTTGAGGCTAACCACAAAAAGAGGGTATTTAGGTCAAAGgaattttgctttttttttttgtgcttcttgaaATTACTGTTATGCCCCACTCCAATTTAAATTTAACCCATTTCATCTCGCCTCATCACTCATCAGTCATCAAGTCATCATAATTCACTACGTAAGATATAGTAAGGATTTTGTGTCTGGGTCTTCAAATAGattgataattaatattaataattaatttttatgtttgtaCGAAATCTAAAAGACTAAAACAATTGATTATTGAGTTTAATATTTTTCATGATGAATTATACTTGTTTGGCTAAACTTTGCGCAGAGAATCTCTTTTAgaaatattaacaaaatttaaatcaaaatataaatacttaaaaaatgatttttgtaTTTAAGTGTAAAAGTAATTCTTATTCACTTATAATTATGAATCGTAAAAAAAGCTCACACCCGTAGATATTTACGAAGATTATTTACGACAGAGATCTGTAAAATTTTCATAGGACAGAGTCCTCGCAAATAAATGGGGATGGGGTGGGGATTGAGATACGCGAAAGAAAATTTACTTAAATATCCTTATATATAAATTGTGTAAGTAaccctaatttattttattttaatttatatgttgaaaatttttatgtgtaTGTTATTATGTTATATGTATGAATTATGTTTGATTTGACATATTTGGttgaattataaaatattttattatgattgtgttaaaaaaaaatttaaattaaaaattaataactatagATATCCATGAGTATTCGCCTTCCTTGCAAGGAGAAATAAATAAGACCCATGACGGAAATAGGACGGGGACAAGGCCATTTTGCTAAATGGAAACAGAAAAGAGGAGTAGAGTGTAACATCTCgcatttttttaaaatctaaatataaaaaaattgtgattttatcttgttaagtttaaattttgtaattttagaaattattttgttaggaataaataaatagattcggagatagttttcttttgaatcaattaatatttttaagtaacCTTATTATAacagaatattttgtataattttagtaattgaaaaataagaaagaattgtataatttaatttaagtaacttttattctaaaaggttacgatttattttattgatttgatatcttattttataaattaattaattgagagtaattaaattagttttattaatatttggagtcaagttaattaatatttttgtgtaaatttttataattggttattttatctaatttcaaATTAGAATTCAGTACTGGAagtgttatataattaaatttaagaaatttctattatgaataaattatgatttattttattagtttgaactcttagagattaatttactagaaaatgattaaattgatttttataaatactttgggtttaagttaattaaggtttATGTACAATCTTTACTATAATTagagttattttatataaattggaATTAATGTTTTGATAATAGGAAagtaatgaaaaaaattatgtcgtataatctaaataattgatattttcgGATTTAAaccgtattttataaaatgtgattagtatgcttattttataatttaaattagaaataattatttgagcTCGTTAATAGATTGATAGATAAAATCTTATGCGTTTTGAAAGTAATCTTTATAGTATTATATTTGAATCTTAAATTGTTATtctatctcaaatattttataaaatttatgttacttgtatatattttttctagtcttatgtttcttattttaatacgTACCGTTATTATCTAATACGTATAATCCCTAACCAATCACAAACGCATACGCACACTACCACTAACCCTTTCCCCAAGTGATCCACGTTCTTTCATTCCTTACCATTCATTTACACTCAACAATTCACCACACATTTTCAATAGTATAACGCATAGAGGGAGAAAAGAGGGAGACGAGACACTGAGAAATAGGGGAAGAGGGAGTAAGAGAGCACGAGATGCAGAGGGAAGAGAGGAAGGGGGGAGCAGCGCCGGTGAGTGTCACTGCCACTGTTGCTGCTGTTGCTATCGAGTAGAAGAGGGAGGGAGGCTGTCGCACTTCTAGCCGCCACTGCTGAAGCTCCCCTCACCACTGTCAACGTCGGTTAGGGcagaggagaagaggaagaataaCGGAGAAGAGAGACTGACGGGGAGGGTAATACGGTTGCTGTTGATTTGGAGCTGCTACAAGAACGGCGGTTCCTGCTTCTAATCCCTGTCCTTTTGATTTTTGGAGCTGCGGTGGATGGAGCTTGTCATCGGAAAAAGCAAGCTGCCGCCACCAACTCTCAATTAAGCTAGGATCCTTCTCCTTGTTCTGATTTCAATTTTCCCATTTTTGAAACCGTAACACTCTCACCTTTACTCTGATTATACTTTGTTTCTCTTCCATGTGCTTGTTTTAATTATGGTTGCCTATATTTTTGTTGCTCAGCTCCCTTTTTGGCTCCTATTTCCTGCTACAATTAGGTCGAGTATTGAAGCTGGTGCTGCCATGGGACGGTTGAAGCCATTACTGATTCTGATTTTGTTATTGGGGTACTGGTCTTATCTTCTCCTTAGGGTTGATCCATTTACACGTTTTGTTTTGTCACTGCTATGGTTGCCATGTTCTGgttttaattctattttagttCTTGCTTTGTCTTGAATCCCTAGAGCTGAAATTGCTTGTGATTCTTATCCAATTTGAATCCTCTATTTTACTGCAACCATGGTCAGTACTGCGAAGGCTAATATTGTTGCTGTTCCGGTTGCGTGAGAGTTACCGCTGCTGCCCTGAAACTAAAAGAGAAGAGAGTTGTTACGTTAAAGTATGCGattgcgacatcgaggtagggggtttaaaatgattttaatttatgaatgccaACAAGGTTTACTGAATAACTGCAAATAGTATTAATAGCTGTGagtaattaattgattatatgaatGTTGGATTGTGATTGCGATTGTGCTTGGTGCTGTGATTGAATTGATTGTAATTATGTATGGTAGATGATTGAATTATTGATTGTTGGTTGTTGAAATGGTTGTTTGGTATATTGCTATGGCTGTGAAAGTGACTTGAGATTAGTAGAGGATTATGGTTTTGACTGATTATGTATAAATGGTTGAAATTAAGATAATCATTTGATATATTTGATACTGGATTGAGAATTGTTGAAGAATTAGGGCCTAAAAGACTAAACTATTATTAAGAATCTGGTTTTCAAAATAGAATGGTTACTTTGAGGACGGCCTAGTAATTTGCTAGCGATCGAAATGGTATGAGATTAAAATCTGAGTAAACTTTAACAAGTGTAGTTGTTAGGATTTAAATTTGAAGGTTTCGTATTAACTGAaaatttagttatgatttttcaaagttaagccataaaatctgattttctgcattacCTTTAAGTGAAAACAGTAACTTTGAAAGACTGtaactaattctgtgatgatCGGAATTGCGTTGAACCAAGTCCTGGTTAAACTTGGAAATAATTGGGACTGAATTGGAGAGTTTGAGATCTTTTCATTAAATATaagatttatggtgaatttttgagTAATGGTTGTGGGATCTGATTTTTACTGCAGAATTTTTGGAACAGCAGTAACTTGTTGGCTCTGTTGTGAATGTTCCGAATTAAATTTTGAAGCGaaaccaattttaaataaaactttattCCTATTATTTTAATATCGTAAAACTTCAGAACAGTTGAACTTGCGGTTTAAAAGATACGAATTTTTGAAAGATGACGCATTATGCAGAAAAAGCCAGATTctgttttcttaaattagtaactTTGAGAGTTTATAACTTTTGATCCTGGATAGATATTGAGATTCAACCAATTGGAGGTGAAAATTAAGTATGTTTATCatatgtgatttaaatttcagggttttccatgttttaataagtgagttatgggacttggaagaggttgtatTCAATGATTTGTAAATCAGAATTCTGCAGAGAATTACCTAACTTCGAAGCTACGttacttcttcattaaaaatggtatgaccCTGGAACTAATTTAGAAAGAAATTTGGATAAGTTTTGTTTAACCACATTAATTTTGAAGGTGGTtggatttaatttgtattttatatgaaatttcgaatattgtatgttgctgctgtctTCTGGTTTTAAGGCACTacagagcagtcacggttttgctTATATTCCCGAAGCTAGAGTCAGCAAAAAATTGTGATTTTTGGTTTAATAAAAAGCTTAATCTGAGACGGTCGCATGGATATAAGGTTTGCATAATTCCGAATtcgtttgatattttaaaaataaaattgaaattagattGCCGATGTTGTTTTGGTGATTACTTcgatatggaatttaagaaaaTAGATTTTCTATACTATTATCAAATGCTTTTGAGAATATATTATTGTGGCAATTGCTGATAAGAAGTTGGTGAAATGTTGAGAAAGAAGGACCCgaaagggtggctaagtcctatttttagaggaaattatgtccaaatttttataaaagtataaggatttaattaaaataaatttaaggcTTGATGATAACTTCACtgattcttttaaaaaaagattatttGGTTTATGAGGTTGTTGGCAAGGACATGGGTCTAGTCCCGCTTGCGTATTtgcaattatgaaagaaaaaggaaagagtaaagtacttattgtatgattatctgttgcttgaggcaacccaagagatatttgtttatttgtttgttgcttgaagcaacccaagagatgtttgtttgttgcttgaggcaacccaagagatattgtttgcttatttgttgcttaatgcaacccaagagataatatttatttatctgttgcttaaagcaacccaagagcttctgtagggaaactaggatacgtacagcaattttccgttcccaagagtatatttcctgcgagtagaaagcataggctgtctcaatagagctgctaataattatatgcgcatttatttgaacggaaaatcgtattcgagaaatcgtgaactcgtgaccggataaatgtcgggaatgcatgtgctaaccgacacatgagctcatggcctgcactaggactagacattcatcatatgcatctatgtgacattgtttgggtgtgtatattgtaattggtttgcctaagtgaataattctgtttaattgctaattgctatacttgatgtaattgctcttAATTGTGTTTGTACCTCATTACctgtgtttgtaactgattgtttggaatgtggtgattggatgttgattgagttgtttgggcctgagGCCGTGACTGGTACGTTTGAGgtctagttctgtataaagtatctgactggttcagcatagacttaatgaacctatacttagagcaggatgatcatttataccgcgtaggtaacttcttttatgttatggtctagtaaagtatgaaaaaatcaaactggttcagcatagacttaatgaacctatgcttggaacaggttggtcattcatacagtctaggaaaacttttaagagctttataaagaaaatataGGTCTAGGATTTTGAATAATTAACTAATGCTTTTAAAGAAggttaattttcttttagatgtctctgaatgaaattaactatttgcgttttattctttactttcacggcattctcgacctctactaagaacatgtggtttggttctcaccccaaattttccacccttttaATAACACAGGTTTGAAGATGCAATATGAAGCTGCAAGCGATTAGTAGGCCTTCTTTAcggttttaattgctttcatagagtcccctcgctGTCGTcccttgagattttattttacatagaggggtaggtttagtatattgtatttgaattttatttggtTTCTTTTGTATTAAgagttattattaataatatttatgtgattattatttgtTGGAAATCTTTGAAACACGACtttactaaataaaaacaaaaattttctggcatttccttaaaactgaaacgcgaactcgatacaaaggctcgataattaagtaattaatactagaaaaggttacgtaatgttctttccagtagaaataccctgacttaagcaaggtattttgctggaaGGGATGTTACATAGAAGAGGGGTCCCCATCACAATAGAGACCCATTGCCATCCTtacttataacaaaaaaaatgttaaacaaatatttgattatatattatCAATAAATAATAGGTTAAATTACACAATTAATCcctatatttttaatgaaattataatttagtatttacaTTTTAAAAGTTTATAAGTGGGTTCttatatcaaatataattttatagttAAGTTTTTATCGTATAAAAGACATCAAAATTAATGAAATATTCCTCAAGGAACATAATAGAGAACAAACATTGATATACTTCAAAACTCCAAATTTaagaatgacaaaaaaaattcataaatgcTCTCTTCCCAAAAAAAATACACACTTATAAAGACTTAAAAGATACCATAAGATCAATTGGAATTTTTAGAATTCATACTTCACATGCATGTAAGAACCCAGTTTTTGATAAACTAACTTTTTCAGGTCATTTTGCAACTTATTCTGCAAAATCTGAGAATCACAGTTCATCATGAATTAATGAGACGAGCCCAGACTGTAAGAACCGCGACAAATTGACCGCTTAATTAATTAACATTCTAAATTGTTGGATCCTATTTTGGGcaattaatttaattgattaagCAGTTAATTAGTCGCGGttaggatgcgagcgggatactcttgccacagaccttacatctcaacataagcgggattaaccaaccgtccttgccaggcgcatagcgtctcaacaatctcaatATAAAACAATATTACAGTGATTTTCAGAAATCATGTTCAGTACTCAGTCCACTCTGAGTCCTAGACTCGTCTCAAAGTATCATCAAATCCACAACTCCACAATTTCATCATGCCAATCATCTTTACAATACTCTATCATTTCACTCATCTAATCTACCCTAAGTACTCTAGAATCCTAAGTCTCCGATTTCTAAATTCATACAAAAATTCACGAAATCAAATTACTAACTCATCTCTTAGAAATATTAGGACCTAAGTAGTATGTACTATTCCTAAATGGCATTCAAAGAATGTTTGGAAAGTATGAGAAcctttaaaaatgaataaaaacaattttttagCAAAACAGGGGTCTCGCGTACGCAAGCCCCTACCTCGCGTATGCATGCTGTTGAAAAAGGGGTGGTCACGTATGCAACCCCCTGCTCGCGTGTGCGAGATGTCCAACCTGTATGGGTTGCTCGCGTCGCGTGTTACAGTTCGCGTACGCAAGGGTTTATTTTTGAATAGCTCACGTACGCATGCAGTGCCTCGCGTACACGAGATACCCAACCCGAATGGTTTGCTCGCGTCGTGTGCACTGTGTCGCGTACGCAAGGGTCGAAAGTCTGCTGGTTCATGTACGTATGCAGGGCCTCGCGTATGTGAGATGGCTAACCCGAATGGGTTGGTCACGTCGCGTGCACCATGTAGCGTATGCAACCCTCACCAGACTCAGAAAATTTCAAAGTTGTAGAATTCAGTTTTTGGCACCAAACTTTAAACAGTCATAAATTCTTCTACAAAAGTCCATTTTggtcaaactttatatcaatgtaAAGATCTTTAAATGAGCTTTtgttttcaacaaattttgaaaactgaggctcaagttatgatccgtcaaagttcaccaaaaactggTTTTTACCTAAAGTTAACAAGGTTCTTAACTTCCAAAATTCACAACCAGAACCAAATATCCTACAACCAAAACAATTTGAATAGACCTAAATAATGTCTACCTACCTTCCAATTCTTTCCACAACCTATTGACATGAAATTTCACCGATTTCATCCAAAATTCTCACTTACCTTCCTCAAATTCTCAATGATTACACTCAAACATCATTCCTCCATATCCAATATTTATCAATATCAATAATGCTCATAATTCATTATCAACACTCAAAATCATCTTTTTCAACCTCCATttcaataatcaacaacaacatCCAAGTtcaacatcataattcatcaaaacTAACAAAGCCATCATACATTATCAAATTCAACAATTTCCAGCAATCAATTTAATCCTATCCTAAattccactagcctaagtgtccagaaatattatatattacatagagaaaactaaaatcataccttggctgattcctaATATGCACAATACCCCAAGATTTGATTTCCAACAAGTCTCAACTCACCAACAAGCCACCAATTCAAGAACTAATGCCCTAATAATCACAATTTCAAGCTAGACATACATAATTTACCATAAATCAACACCTAGGGTTCATAAAAATTACAATTTCACAAGGtaaagagcttctttatcttctCCGATGGTGTTTGGGGCACAAACTACCAATAGTCCAACCTTAGATACCACCTAattaatcaaaacacaaaaattcactcaaaaccaaaacttaaaatttcaaatttcttagGACAGAAAACTGGGCAAGAAATTTTGAGAAGCTTACCACAATACTTAGCTAGAAGTGACGGGCTCGTCGAGAGCTTCGCATAGTCGCTGACGGCACGCGAAttggagcaccgtagctcaagttatggtcaccgAAAGTTGTATGTGAATTGTGTcacttctcttctcctctcttcccaCTTGCAGCTGGTGTGTTGGTGTTTATGAGGGTTATGAGGCTGAATGGTCTTCATTAATGGTGTTATatgtgttgggcttgggcccagtcCAACTCGTTATtgtttttggtccgtttggcccaactttagaccaaacatttaaaattagtgcccgatttttaactttaatttattttctaagtttttccACTGTTTTTGTTAATCTTGCACAGTACTGGACAGACTTAAGCTGGTACTGCCGGTTAATTTTCCGGTTTGTGTTTTTTTGCGGTTTTTtgcagaaaattatattttccaaCTTAGAAGAATCTACTgggtccaaaaatcatatttaaattttctaattaatattctaaatttttggattctattttgggcaattaatttaattaattaagcagttaattagtcgcggttcttacatagacaaaaaaatagaaaataaataataaatatgataattaATAAGTCAAAATtgacatgtatctcgtttacactgtaaaagaGATCAGGCTAGTAATAACGCTGTCGTATCACGTTTATACATGTGTTGTGTAAtggccttatctcgtttacactgtaaacgagataagagaa
This window harbors:
- the LOC112775800 gene encoding uncharacterized protein, with product MTNQDLILGQNHNLAISHDQQLVMDHDHNMGLSQGHALELGAGHEHHMDLGQSHDHELGLGNAQDQDHELEMRQSHDQEGEHCHTYGHEHELSMDHKPEHDDRELPLPEHNHELVLSENNDLPVSENHEFDENMALTVVQNTEMGIDSADHLGIEQSQLMLSTPVIQARVVAVNPTYELSVGQEFPDVKSCRRALRDAAIALHFEMQTIKSDKTRFTAKCASEGCPWRIHAAKLPGVPTFTIRTIHENHTCGGIAHLGHQQASVQWVANSVEQRLKENPNCKPKEILEEIHRVHGITLSYKQAWRGKERIMAAMRGSFEEGYRLLPQYCEQLKRTNPGSIASVYGSPTDNCFQRLFVSFQACIYGFLNACRPLLGLDRTYLKSKYLGTLLLATGFDGDGALFPLAFGVVDEENDDNWMWFLSELHNLLEINTENMPRLTILSDRLKGIVDGVEANFPTAFHGFCMRHLSDSFRKEFNNTMLGNLLWEAANALTVIEFEAKVLEIEEISQDAAYWIRRIPPRLWATAYFEGQRFGHLTANIVESLNTWILEASGLPIIQMMECIRRQLMTWFNERRETSMQWTSILVPSAERRVAEALERARTYQVLRANEAEFEVISHEGTNIVDIRNRCCLCRGWQLYGLPCAHAVAALLSCRQNVHRFTESCFTVATYRKTYSQTIHPIPDKSLWKELSEGDPNATNALDVVINPPKSLRPPGRPRKKRVRAEDRGRVKRVVHCSRCNQTGHFRTTCAAPI